A single Dermacentor variabilis isolate Ectoservices chromosome 9, ASM5094787v1, whole genome shotgun sequence DNA region contains:
- the LOC142558487 gene encoding uncharacterized protein LOC142558487 translates to MPSTGHVLTGFDGFLERRRVAFVDPLPATRVCGSCGLVPSQSLLLPCGHVLCRICKARTLREVKCPFDGRVCAETDAVSLNFRQSDLEQLLVSCIIGDGNCGFVGKLSELKHHLTQCARDEVKCASCGQTLVRNVAACHYQECTGGMVAPQAVSKEDVESIVDGLGEIKANLERLRLRGAGEQFDRHGVVNDANCLLERVVSLERDVLFVHERASTATECWTPQVPKEVPISPGPFRAACRPGAFVILRTFVDVPAKHDAAKSAAYEVVIPTEVCVLAGYSFKLECKLAKDQRGDVQLWFVLCLCGGVWDSLLEWPFTKKVTVILTHPRFEKRDVRLAMCMKDHGVVKKPVSTAALNTGSCTEKVTWTDIELNGFIDNKSLYANVEFQ, encoded by the coding sequence ATGCCTTCCACGGGCCACGTGCTGACGGGATTCGACGGCTTCCTGGAACGTCGACGCGTCGCTTTCGTCGACCCGCTGCCAGCGACTCGTGTCTGCGGCTCATGCGGCCTCGTGCCTTCCCAATCTCTGCTGCTGCCCTGTGGTCATGTCTTGTGCCGCATCTGCAAGGCCCGGACCCTCAGGGAAGTGAAGTGTCCCTTCGACGGCCGGGTTTGCGCGGAGACGGACGCCGTTTCGCTGAACTTCAGGCAGTCCGACCTGGAGCAGCTCCTAGTTAGTTGCATCATCGGCGACGGCAACTGCGGTTTCGTCGGAAAGCTGTCAGAGCTGAAACATCACTTGACGCAATGCGCCCGTGATGAGGTGAAGTGCGCCAGCTGCGGCCAGACGCTGGTTCGCAACGTCGCGGCCTGTCACTACCAAGAGTGTACAGGAGGAATGGTTGCACCTCAAGCGGTCAGCAAGGAGGACGTCGAAAGTATCGTTGATGGACTTGGCGAAATCAAGGCGAACCTAGAAAGGCTGCGACTTCGGGGAGCGGGAGAGCAATTCGACAGGCACGGGGTCGTCAACGACGCCAACTGCCTGCTTGAACGCGTGGTAAGCCTCGAGCGCGATGTGCTATTTGTGCACGAAAGAGCCAGCACCGCCACAGAATGCTGGACGCCTCAAGTCCCGAAGGAAGTGCCGATCTCCCCCGGACCGTTCCGCGCTGCCTGCAGGCCCGGTGCTTTCGTCATTCTGCGCACGTTCGTAGACGTGCCTGCCAAGCACGACGCCGCCAAGAGCGCTGCCTATGAGGTTGTGATCCCAACCGAGGTTTGCGTTCTCGCCGGCTATAGCTTCAAGCTTGAATGCAAGCTTGCCAAAGACCAGAGAGGTGACGTGCAGCTGTGGTTCGTGCTGTGCCTTTGCGGCGGTGTGTGGGACAGCCTTTTGGAGTGGCCTTTCACGAAGAAAGTGACGGTGATCCTCACTCACCCCAGGTTTGAGAAAAGAGACGTCAGGCTGGCAATGTGCATGAAAGACCACGGTGTGGTCAAGAAGCCAGTGAGTACAGCTGCCCTCAACACGGGCAGCTGTACGGAGAAAGTGACTTGGACGGACATCGAGCTGAACGGCTTCATTGACAACAAAAGCCTCTACGCCAACGTGGAATTTCAATAG